A single Microbacterium sulfonylureivorans DNA region contains:
- a CDS encoding NUDIX hydrolase codes for MPADRSTPSARAQLAAIAEAVAADPEDQAFEAFARNPLSPDARPAAVLILFGVLDSLPSDHDAHARAVSRDLDVLLLARATTLRSHPGQVAFPGGRVDPGDDGIVAAALREAREETGLDPTGVEVLGALVDIPLAQHLVTPVLGWWRHPSPVRVVDEAESSDVFRAPVADLLDPAHRGSTVIRRGGQVWSGPGFLLRHATGEHLVWGFTAMLLDGLFDRLGWTEPWDAGRELPLDLLRLELSGD; via the coding sequence ATGCCTGCCGATCGTTCCACGCCGAGCGCGCGGGCGCAGCTCGCAGCGATCGCCGAGGCCGTCGCGGCCGATCCCGAAGACCAGGCGTTCGAGGCCTTCGCCCGCAATCCGCTCTCTCCCGATGCGCGTCCGGCAGCGGTCCTGATCCTGTTCGGGGTGCTCGACTCCCTGCCGAGCGACCACGACGCCCATGCCCGCGCGGTGTCCCGAGATCTCGACGTGCTGCTCCTCGCGCGCGCGACGACGCTGAGGTCGCATCCCGGCCAGGTCGCGTTCCCCGGCGGACGTGTCGACCCCGGCGACGACGGCATCGTCGCCGCGGCGCTCCGCGAGGCCCGTGAAGAGACCGGCCTCGACCCCACGGGTGTCGAGGTGCTGGGCGCCCTCGTCGACATCCCGCTCGCGCAGCACCTCGTGACCCCGGTGCTGGGGTGGTGGCGGCATCCGTCACCGGTTCGCGTCGTCGACGAGGCCGAGTCGTCCGACGTGTTCCGCGCGCCGGTCGCCGACCTGCTCGACCCCGCCCACCGTGGCTCGACCGTGATCCGTCGAGGCGGGCAGGTCTGGAGCGGGCCGGGATTCCTCCTTCGGCATGCGACCGGCGAGCACCTCGTCTGGGGCTTCACTGCGATGCTGCTCGACGGCCTCTTCGACCGTCTCGGGTGGACCGAGCCGTGGGACGCCGGACGAGAGCTGCCGCTCGACCTGCTCCGGCTCGAGCTGTCCGGCGACTGA
- a CDS encoding glycosyltransferase, which translates to MGTRNTWVRAQRRPKRALFLSSPIGLGHARRDVAIAQELRALHPDLQIDWLAQHPVTRVLADAGEPVHPASALLANESAHIEDEAADHDLNAFQAIRRMDEILVSNFMVFNDVVDETYYDLVIGDEAWDVDYFLHENPELKRFAFAWLTDFVGWLPMPAGGDAEARLAADYNAEMLEQRARYRRLRDRSIFVGNPDDVIDDSFGPGLPPIREWTEAHYDFAGYVTGFSPPSEEQRAAVRAGLGVGPDEVLCVVTVGGSGVGGALLRRVMDAVPLARRLLPALRFVVVTGPRIDPASLPRRRGASVRGFVPDLYLALAACDVAIVQGGLTTCMELAAARRPFLYVPLENHFEQNFHVRHRLANYRAGRCVRYAEASDPARLAAVLVEELGHEVDCRPVETDGAARAAAMLAELL; encoded by the coding sequence GTGGGAACACGCAACACCTGGGTCCGGGCGCAGCGGCGCCCGAAGCGCGCCCTGTTCCTGTCGTCGCCGATCGGCCTCGGCCACGCGCGTCGTGACGTCGCGATCGCGCAGGAGCTCCGCGCGCTCCACCCCGACCTGCAGATCGATTGGCTGGCGCAGCACCCCGTCACGCGCGTGCTGGCGGATGCCGGGGAGCCCGTCCACCCGGCATCCGCCCTCCTCGCGAACGAATCGGCGCACATCGAGGACGAGGCCGCCGACCACGACCTGAACGCCTTCCAGGCGATCCGCCGGATGGACGAGATCCTCGTGAGCAACTTCATGGTGTTCAACGACGTCGTCGACGAGACCTACTACGACCTCGTGATCGGCGACGAGGCGTGGGACGTCGACTACTTCCTGCATGAGAACCCCGAGCTCAAGCGCTTCGCGTTCGCGTGGCTGACGGACTTCGTGGGCTGGCTGCCGATGCCGGCGGGCGGGGATGCCGAGGCCCGCCTCGCCGCGGACTACAACGCCGAGATGCTCGAGCAGCGGGCGCGCTACCGTCGCCTCCGCGACCGCTCGATCTTCGTCGGCAACCCCGACGATGTCATCGACGACTCCTTCGGGCCCGGCCTGCCGCCTATCCGCGAGTGGACCGAGGCCCACTACGACTTCGCCGGCTACGTGACCGGGTTCTCGCCGCCGTCCGAGGAGCAGCGGGCGGCCGTCCGGGCCGGGCTCGGCGTCGGGCCCGACGAGGTGCTCTGCGTGGTGACGGTGGGCGGCTCCGGGGTGGGCGGGGCTCTGCTGCGTCGGGTGATGGATGCCGTTCCCCTCGCACGACGGCTGCTCCCGGCGCTCCGGTTCGTGGTCGTGACGGGGCCGAGGATCGACCCGGCGTCGCTGCCGCGCCGGCGCGGGGCATCCGTCCGCGGATTCGTCCCCGACCTCTACCTCGCGCTCGCCGCGTGCGACGTCGCCATCGTCCAGGGCGGACTGACGACGTGCATGGAGCTCGCCGCGGCGCGGCGGCCCTTCCTCTACGTGCCGCTCGAGAACCATTTCGAGCAGAACTTCCATGTGCGCCATCGCCTGGCGAACTACCGCGCGGGGCGCTGCGTCCGCTACGCGGAGGCGAGCGATCCCGCACGGCTGGCCGCGGTCCTCGTCGAGGAGCTGGGGCACGAGGTCGACTGCCGGCCGGTCGAGACCGACGGCGCGGCGCGCGCCGCCGCGATGCTGGCGGAGCTGCTCTGA
- a CDS encoding helix-turn-helix transcriptional regulator, translating to MLVGRQAEQQVIDRITASARLGTSGVLAVCGEAGVGKTALLDDAVSRLSGMRVLRATGLESEREIPFATLLQLVRPALGSLDGIPPLQADALAAALALPGASGPADGRDRFTIGAAVLSLLCRHAEDGPLAVVVDDLHLVDAPSANALVFAARRLAADPVVVLLGVRSPEGDDMTAGLPALRVGGLDLASARELVSGTGRAAAEPVTEEQVTLLHRATAGNPLALLELRAADLDVAASIDTGLPLRVPRAVADAFGRRLDGVDAACRTVLLIAAVCGADLRLITDVCADTGVDVALLGEAEDLGLVGVHGGRVEFRHPLLRAAVYSGASASERHAAHRAAAAALPRGEVDRRAWHLAEATWHPDAAVADLLADAGDHAVARSAYAAAAGAFERSARLTPDAAGRGARLLRAADAAWAGGNGPRALALLDERARQAVVEETLPGHAVDTRDGPDVELRASIAARTGSLREALELLVLTADRSTSADETTLALADAVHATFYLGDARTALVLARRLDEVLPGVTAPTARALGLMASGMGRTLAGRGGADAIRAAVPLLEADPALARDPRRLSWLMLAPLFLRDASSGARLRALVDEVRGAAGVGALPAVLFHVAVDQATTGATWARAEANYSEAIRLASETGQDTERAMSLAGLARLDARAGRADACRAHGEEARALCAARDIHVGEVWVAHARGDLELSLGHPESATTLFEALVALLDRLGLDDVDLDPAPELTDALLRVGRRDDALRVAEDFPHRAQRKNQPWALARAYRARGMVAGDDGFESSFATALEWHAQTLDRFEEARTLLAFGARLRRVGRRVDARVPLRGAFAAFGELGAVVWREQAATELAATGEHVHEPGARAMDQLTPQELQVSLLLTEGRTTREAAAALFLSPKTVEYHLRKVYTKLGIATRAELAVVLAEDSAKEGPEA from the coding sequence ATGCTGGTGGGGCGGCAGGCCGAGCAGCAGGTGATCGACCGGATCACGGCCTCCGCGCGCCTGGGCACGAGCGGCGTGCTGGCGGTGTGCGGCGAGGCGGGCGTCGGCAAGACGGCACTGCTCGACGACGCCGTGTCACGGCTGAGCGGGATGCGCGTTCTCCGCGCGACCGGGCTCGAGTCCGAGCGGGAGATCCCCTTCGCGACACTGCTTCAGCTGGTGCGTCCGGCGCTCGGCTCGCTCGACGGCATCCCTCCGTTGCAGGCGGATGCCCTGGCGGCCGCTCTCGCGCTGCCCGGCGCATCCGGGCCCGCCGACGGCCGCGACCGGTTCACGATCGGCGCGGCCGTGCTCAGCCTCCTCTGCCGCCATGCCGAGGACGGGCCGCTCGCCGTGGTCGTCGACGACCTCCACCTGGTGGACGCGCCGTCGGCGAACGCGCTCGTGTTCGCCGCTCGGCGGCTCGCCGCGGATCCGGTGGTCGTGCTGCTCGGCGTCCGCTCGCCGGAGGGCGACGACATGACGGCTGGGCTGCCGGCGCTGCGGGTCGGCGGTCTCGACCTCGCATCGGCGCGCGAGCTCGTCTCAGGCACCGGCCGCGCGGCGGCCGAGCCCGTCACGGAGGAGCAGGTGACGCTGCTTCACCGCGCGACCGCGGGGAACCCCCTCGCGCTGCTCGAACTGCGCGCCGCCGATCTCGACGTCGCGGCGAGCATCGACACGGGGCTGCCGCTGCGCGTCCCGCGCGCCGTGGCCGATGCGTTCGGCCGCCGACTCGACGGAGTGGATGCCGCGTGCCGCACGGTCCTCCTGATCGCGGCGGTCTGCGGCGCCGACCTGCGACTCATCACGGACGTCTGCGCCGACACGGGCGTCGACGTCGCGCTGCTCGGTGAGGCGGAGGACCTCGGCCTGGTCGGCGTGCACGGCGGTCGTGTGGAGTTCCGGCATCCGCTGCTCCGCGCAGCGGTCTACTCGGGCGCGTCGGCGTCCGAGCGCCACGCCGCGCATCGCGCGGCAGCGGCGGCGCTGCCGCGTGGCGAGGTAGACAGGCGCGCCTGGCACCTGGCCGAGGCGACATGGCACCCCGATGCAGCCGTCGCCGATCTGCTCGCGGATGCCGGCGACCACGCGGTCGCCCGGTCCGCCTACGCCGCCGCCGCGGGCGCGTTCGAGCGCTCCGCGCGACTGACCCCCGATGCCGCCGGACGCGGTGCCCGCCTGCTGCGGGCCGCCGACGCCGCCTGGGCGGGCGGGAACGGTCCGCGCGCTCTCGCGCTGCTCGACGAGCGCGCGCGGCAGGCGGTCGTGGAGGAGACGCTGCCCGGGCACGCGGTGGACACGCGCGACGGGCCGGACGTCGAGCTGCGCGCGTCGATCGCCGCGCGCACGGGTTCACTGCGGGAAGCGCTCGAGCTGCTCGTGCTGACGGCGGATCGCAGCACCTCCGCCGATGAGACGACCCTCGCCCTCGCCGACGCGGTGCACGCCACCTTCTACCTCGGCGATGCGCGCACGGCGCTGGTGCTCGCCCGCCGCCTCGACGAGGTGCTGCCGGGGGTGACCGCGCCGACGGCACGCGCACTGGGCCTCATGGCGTCCGGCATGGGACGCACGCTCGCGGGCCGCGGCGGTGCCGACGCGATCCGCGCCGCCGTGCCGCTGCTCGAGGCCGATCCCGCGCTGGCCCGCGATCCGCGGCGGCTGTCGTGGCTGATGCTCGCGCCCCTGTTCCTCCGGGACGCCTCGAGCGGCGCGCGCCTCCGCGCCCTCGTCGACGAGGTGCGCGGTGCCGCCGGCGTCGGGGCGCTCCCGGCCGTGCTCTTCCACGTCGCGGTCGACCAGGCGACGACCGGCGCGACGTGGGCGAGGGCGGAGGCGAACTACTCCGAGGCGATCCGGCTCGCCTCGGAGACCGGGCAGGACACCGAGCGGGCCATGTCGCTCGCGGGACTGGCCAGGCTCGACGCCCGAGCAGGGCGCGCCGACGCCTGCCGCGCGCATGGCGAGGAGGCCCGCGCGCTCTGCGCGGCGCGCGACATCCACGTCGGCGAGGTCTGGGTCGCGCACGCCAGGGGCGATCTGGAGCTCTCGCTCGGGCACCCCGAGTCCGCGACGACGCTCTTCGAGGCTCTCGTCGCACTCCTCGACCGGCTGGGCCTCGACGACGTCGACCTCGACCCCGCGCCCGAGCTGACCGACGCGCTGCTCCGCGTCGGGCGGCGAGACGATGCGCTGCGCGTCGCCGAGGACTTCCCGCATCGGGCCCAGAGAAAGAACCAGCCGTGGGCACTTGCGCGGGCGTATCGCGCGAGGGGAATGGTCGCCGGCGACGACGGCTTCGAGTCGTCGTTCGCGACGGCGCTCGAGTGGCATGCTCAGACCCTCGACCGTTTCGAGGAGGCCCGCACCCTGCTCGCCTTCGGGGCGCGCCTTCGTCGCGTGGGGCGCCGCGTCGATGCCCGCGTCCCGCTGCGCGGTGCGTTCGCCGCGTTCGGCGAGCTGGGTGCGGTGGTCTGGCGCGAACAGGCGGCGACCGAGCTCGCGGCGACCGGCGAGCATGTGCACGAGCCCGGCGCACGCGCGATGGACCAGCTCACCCCGCAGGAGCTGCAGGTGAGCCTCCTGCTCACTGAGGGACGGACGACGCGCGAGGCCGCCGCGGCGCTCTTCCTCAGCCCGAAGACGGTCGAGTACCACCTGCGCAAGGTCTACACGAAGCTCGGCATCGCCACCCGCGCAGAGCTCGCCGTGGTACTGGCCGAAGACTCCGCCAAGGAAGGACCGGAGGCGTGA
- a CDS encoding class I SAM-dependent methyltransferase — protein sequence MSTITEPAAIDTDKLMSFVFRAVDEVGATLNAALVVMGDKLGYYRDLAAHGPTTPAQLAERTQTAEPYAREWLNAQAAGGYVTYDPQTKRYTLPAEHALAMTDPDSAAFLPGFFQIALGTVHDTGHIIEAARSGAGYGWHQHDTDVHVGCERFFRPSYHANLVDSWIPALDGVKEKLEAGALVADVGCGHGASTILLAQAFPNSTFVGSDYHAESIETARARAVEAGVENVRFEVASAQEFGGAPDGSGYDLVAMFDCLHDMGDPVGAARHVREVIADDGTWMIVEPMAGDRVEDNLNPVGRAYYGFSTLLCTPSSLSQDVGLALGTQAGPARIRDVTAAGGFTRFRSVAETPFNRVIEARP from the coding sequence ATGTCCACCATCACCGAACCCGCCGCGATCGACACCGACAAGCTGATGAGCTTCGTGTTCCGGGCCGTCGACGAGGTCGGAGCGACCCTCAACGCCGCGCTCGTCGTCATGGGCGACAAGCTCGGCTACTACCGTGACCTGGCAGCGCACGGGCCGACGACGCCCGCGCAGCTCGCCGAGCGCACGCAGACCGCCGAGCCCTACGCACGCGAGTGGCTCAACGCCCAGGCCGCCGGCGGCTATGTCACCTACGACCCGCAGACGAAGCGGTACACGCTCCCCGCCGAGCACGCCCTCGCGATGACCGATCCCGACAGTGCTGCGTTCCTGCCCGGGTTCTTCCAGATCGCGCTCGGCACCGTGCACGACACCGGCCACATCATCGAGGCCGCGCGCAGCGGCGCCGGCTATGGCTGGCACCAGCACGACACCGACGTGCACGTCGGCTGCGAGCGGTTCTTCCGCCCGAGCTACCACGCGAACCTCGTCGACTCGTGGATCCCCGCACTCGACGGCGTGAAGGAGAAGCTCGAGGCCGGCGCGCTCGTCGCCGACGTCGGCTGCGGGCACGGAGCATCGACGATCCTGCTCGCCCAGGCGTTCCCGAACTCGACCTTCGTGGGGTCGGACTATCACGCCGAGTCGATCGAGACCGCCCGAGCGCGCGCCGTCGAGGCGGGGGTCGAGAACGTGAGGTTCGAGGTCGCGTCCGCTCAGGAGTTCGGCGGCGCGCCCGACGGCTCCGGGTACGACCTGGTCGCGATGTTCGACTGCCTGCACGACATGGGCGACCCCGTGGGGGCGGCACGCCACGTCCGTGAGGTCATCGCCGACGACGGCACGTGGATGATCGTCGAGCCGATGGCCGGAGACCGCGTCGAGGACAACCTCAACCCGGTCGGACGCGCCTACTACGGCTTCTCCACCCTGCTGTGCACGCCGTCGTCGCTCTCGCAGGACGTCGGTCTCGCGCTCGGCACGCAGGCGGGCCCGGCCCGCATCCGGGATGTGACCGCCGCGGGCGGGTTCACGCGGTTCCGCAGCGTCGCCGAGACACCGTTCAACCGCGTGATCGAGGCCCGTCCCTGA
- a CDS encoding bleomycin resistance protein, with translation MADRAVPNLPSRDFDVTVAFYGGFGFAVSYRDGGWLILARDGVVLEFFLAPEHDPYASWFMASIRVGDLDGLYSHVRDSGVPEKTVGIPRLIPVALQEWGQRAGYLIDPDGTQLHLIEDAG, from the coding sequence ATGGCAGACCGAGCCGTTCCGAACCTTCCGTCGCGCGACTTCGACGTCACCGTCGCCTTCTACGGCGGGTTCGGGTTCGCCGTCTCCTATCGCGACGGCGGCTGGCTGATCCTCGCCCGCGACGGGGTCGTGCTGGAGTTCTTCCTCGCGCCGGAGCACGACCCGTACGCGAGCTGGTTCATGGCCAGTATCCGCGTGGGCGACCTCGACGGCCTCTATTCCCACGTGCGCGACAGCGGCGTCCCGGAGAAGACCGTCGGCATCCCACGCCTGATCCCGGTCGCGCTCCAGGAGTGGGGACAGCGCGCGGGCTATCTCATCGACCCCGACGGCACGCAGCTGCACCTCATCGAGGACGCCGGCTGA
- a CDS encoding HNH endonuclease signature motif containing protein, which produces MNFDIDSSMGDASWEGDQAWPVFEGPDALGLIVEVDDMMAVFAAQRFVRIDALRREALADAALADRSVTEVVERSVRLELAAALRVTEHAAGILLAQAEALVHRYPTVLEALSHAQTTEHHAELIVEAADGIEPELRDALVARALALAEYESMGVFRRSLRRLVESARSDTLAERHEAALAARRVVVEPADDGMAWLSAFLPAVEARAIHGRLTAIGKALAADEHEERSLDQLRADAFGDLLVDGETDALPAQARGIRATVAVTVPALALLDDSPTAPGAIVEGSGPIPIVRARELCGGADGWMRILTHPETGMVLSVGREQYRPPPALRRLVRWRADRCMAPGCAIPASRCEIDHTIAWEHGGPTALDNLAPLCKGHHTVKHHGGWNVRQVDGGGGALEWTSPAGRRYIVEPERRVPVFRASGGDSGAPF; this is translated from the coding sequence GTGAACTTCGACATCGACTCCTCGATGGGGGATGCCTCATGGGAGGGCGATCAGGCATGGCCCGTGTTCGAGGGCCCCGACGCCCTGGGGCTCATCGTCGAGGTCGACGACATGATGGCGGTGTTCGCGGCGCAGCGGTTCGTGCGCATCGATGCGCTGCGACGTGAAGCGCTCGCCGATGCCGCGCTGGCGGATCGCTCGGTGACAGAGGTCGTCGAGCGTTCGGTGCGACTCGAACTCGCCGCCGCGCTGAGGGTGACCGAGCACGCGGCAGGGATCCTGCTGGCACAGGCCGAGGCGCTCGTGCACCGGTATCCGACGGTGCTCGAGGCGCTTTCACACGCGCAGACGACCGAGCATCATGCCGAGTTGATCGTCGAAGCCGCCGACGGCATCGAGCCCGAGCTGCGCGACGCTCTCGTGGCGCGAGCCCTCGCCCTGGCCGAGTACGAGTCGATGGGGGTGTTCCGGCGGTCGCTGCGCAGGCTCGTCGAGTCGGCGCGGTCCGACACGCTCGCCGAGCGGCACGAGGCCGCACTCGCGGCGCGCCGCGTGGTGGTCGAGCCCGCCGACGACGGCATGGCGTGGCTCTCGGCGTTCCTCCCGGCGGTCGAGGCGCGCGCGATCCACGGTCGGCTCACGGCGATCGGCAAGGCTCTCGCCGCCGACGAGCATGAGGAGAGGTCGCTGGACCAGCTGCGCGCCGATGCCTTCGGCGACCTGCTCGTCGACGGCGAGACGGACGCTCTCCCAGCGCAGGCCCGAGGGATCCGTGCGACCGTAGCCGTGACGGTTCCCGCCCTCGCCCTGCTCGACGACTCGCCGACAGCACCAGGGGCGATCGTGGAAGGGTCAGGGCCGATCCCGATCGTCCGTGCCCGCGAACTGTGCGGTGGCGCGGACGGGTGGATGCGGATCCTCACCCACCCCGAGACCGGGATGGTCCTCTCCGTCGGACGCGAGCAGTATCGACCACCGCCCGCACTTCGACGGCTCGTGCGATGGCGGGCCGACAGGTGCATGGCGCCGGGGTGCGCCATCCCCGCCTCCAGGTGCGAGATCGATCACACGATCGCGTGGGAGCACGGCGGGCCGACGGCACTCGACAACCTCGCGCCACTCTGCAAGGGCCATCACACGGTCAAGCACCACGGAGGATGGAACGTTCGCCAGGTCGACGGCGGCGGGGGTGCGCTGGAGTGGACGTCGCCGGCGGGGCGCCGGTACATCGTCGAGCCTGAGCGGCGAGTGCCCGTGTTCCGAGCGAGTGGTGGTGACAGCGGCGCGCCGTTCTGA
- a CDS encoding PPOX class F420-dependent oxidoreductase, translated as MPPVDEIVPARYRHLLDLPLYGHLGTIRPDDTVQVNPMWFETDGRHIRFTHTNYRQKYRNLQHNPSMSLSVIDPDDPFRYLEVAGRLVEVVPDPEGAFYVRLQNRYGNQSPTPPRDKADRVILVMEIERATKQ; from the coding sequence ATGCCTCCTGTCGACGAGATCGTCCCCGCTCGGTACCGCCACCTGCTCGACCTCCCGCTCTACGGTCACCTCGGCACGATTCGTCCTGACGACACGGTGCAGGTCAACCCGATGTGGTTCGAGACCGATGGGCGCCACATCCGCTTCACGCACACGAACTACCGGCAGAAGTACCGCAACCTGCAGCACAACCCTTCGATGTCACTGTCGGTCATCGACCCCGACGACCCCTTCCGCTATCTCGAGGTCGCCGGCCGACTCGTCGAGGTCGTCCCCGACCCCGAGGGTGCGTTCTATGTGCGCCTGCAGAACCGATACGGCAACCAGAGCCCGACGCCGCCCCGAGACAAGGCCGACCGGGTGATCCTCGTTATGGAGATCGAGCGCGCCACCAAGCAGTAG
- a CDS encoding alpha/beta fold hydrolase, translated as MRALEPTMSGFVDRDGLAVHYEVYGEGSPTVYLLMPDVIVQSRAWKAQIPFLARLFRVVVSDPRGNGLSDRPTSPDQLGDRLLLDDEWAVLDAVGADAAVIVGVCTGAGHALMLAAEHPERVLGVVAINPGMLLTEPLAHRIAFDFDETRDAFDGWQKQNRHYWRRDWPDFARFFFGEMFPEPHSTKQVEDCVGWSLGAGAETMLLEHDSPPYLGNAPDTATAVCEAVRAAGCPVLVITGSEDHCQNPRRGPIVADLTGGDLVLLEGSGHLPSARDPVKVNLLIRDFVRRVAPGRRRS; from the coding sequence ATGCGCGCGCTGGAGCCCACGATGAGCGGATTCGTCGACCGCGACGGCCTCGCCGTGCACTACGAGGTGTACGGCGAGGGCTCGCCCACCGTGTATCTGCTGATGCCGGATGTGATCGTGCAGAGCCGGGCGTGGAAGGCGCAGATCCCGTTCCTGGCCCGGCTCTTCCGGGTCGTCGTGAGCGACCCGAGGGGCAACGGGCTGAGCGACCGGCCCACATCGCCGGACCAGCTCGGCGACCGGCTGCTCCTCGACGACGAGTGGGCGGTGCTCGACGCGGTCGGGGCCGATGCCGCGGTGATCGTGGGGGTCTGCACAGGAGCCGGGCACGCGCTCATGCTCGCTGCCGAGCACCCCGAGCGCGTGCTCGGCGTGGTCGCGATCAATCCGGGGATGCTGCTGACCGAGCCTCTCGCGCACCGCATCGCGTTCGACTTCGACGAGACCCGCGATGCGTTCGACGGATGGCAGAAGCAGAACCGCCACTACTGGCGCCGGGACTGGCCGGACTTCGCCCGGTTCTTCTTCGGCGAGATGTTCCCCGAGCCGCACTCGACGAAGCAGGTCGAGGACTGCGTGGGCTGGTCGCTCGGAGCGGGAGCCGAGACGATGCTCCTCGAGCACGACTCCCCGCCCTACCTCGGCAACGCACCCGACACCGCGACCGCGGTGTGCGAGGCGGTGAGGGCGGCGGGGTGCCCCGTCCTCGTGATCACCGGATCGGAGGACCACTGCCAGAACCCGCGGCGGGGACCCATCGTGGCAGACCTCACCGGCGGCGACCTCGTCCTGCTGGAGGGTTCCGGGCATCTGCCGTCGGCCCGCGACCCGGTCAAGGTGAACCTGCTGATCCGCGACTTCGTGAGGAGGGTCGCACCGGGCCGCCGGAGGTCATAG
- a CDS encoding DNA glycosylase AlkZ-like family protein → MTPTRTLTRDEARRIIVRAQLLDADRPGDVVEVGEQLGYIKIDPTATIAPCEHTVLWSRIGWSYEPGQLQKAVELDRLLFEFEGAFRPVSLLPLMLPVMRTWPRRESSRQWLEANAAFRADVLARLEREGPLLASDIPDTAQVDRAPDGWYGKNQVPHMLDFLARQGEVAIVGREGRHRRWDIAERVYPRDLPEYDEPEAERLLDERRLQAAGLAKQKSPWTRNGMAGEPVQVEGSKWRFRADPAALAALDEGDADGRDDPGGRVAFLNPYDSVLFDRPRLQEVFEFEYVLEQFKPAAQRRYGYFAHPILMGDRFVGMLDAEVDRKNDVLRVHAVHEFLPFEPEEHDIVQAELAELGNWLGMPVTGAPER, encoded by the coding sequence GTGACGCCGACCCGCACGCTCACACGAGACGAGGCCCGGCGGATCATCGTGCGCGCGCAGCTGCTCGATGCCGACAGGCCAGGAGATGTAGTCGAGGTCGGTGAGCAGCTCGGCTACATCAAGATCGATCCGACGGCGACGATCGCGCCGTGCGAGCACACGGTGCTGTGGTCGCGCATCGGGTGGTCGTACGAGCCCGGCCAGCTGCAGAAGGCCGTCGAGCTCGACCGTCTCCTTTTCGAGTTCGAAGGCGCGTTCCGTCCCGTCAGCCTGCTTCCGCTGATGCTCCCCGTCATGCGCACGTGGCCGCGCCGCGAAAGCAGCCGGCAGTGGCTCGAGGCGAACGCGGCGTTCCGCGCGGACGTCCTCGCGCGCCTCGAGCGTGAGGGCCCCCTGCTGGCGAGCGACATCCCGGACACCGCGCAGGTGGATCGAGCGCCGGACGGCTGGTACGGCAAGAACCAGGTGCCGCACATGCTCGACTTCCTCGCCCGGCAGGGCGAGGTCGCGATCGTCGGTCGTGAGGGACGCCACCGCAGATGGGACATCGCGGAGCGCGTGTATCCCAGGGATCTTCCCGAGTACGACGAGCCCGAGGCCGAACGACTTCTCGACGAGCGGCGGCTCCAGGCCGCAGGCCTCGCGAAGCAGAAGTCGCCATGGACACGCAACGGCATGGCGGGCGAGCCCGTCCAGGTCGAGGGATCGAAGTGGCGGTTCCGTGCCGACCCCGCCGCGCTCGCCGCCCTCGACGAAGGCGACGCCGACGGTCGGGACGACCCTGGCGGCCGGGTCGCGTTCCTCAACCCGTACGACAGCGTGCTCTTCGATCGCCCCCGGCTGCAGGAGGTCTTCGAGTTCGAGTACGTCCTCGAGCAGTTCAAGCCGGCGGCGCAGCGCCGGTACGGCTACTTCGCGCATCCGATCCTCATGGGCGATCGATTCGTCGGGATGCTCGACGCCGAGGTCGACAGGAAGAACGACGTGCTGCGTGTCCACGCCGTCCACGAGTTCCTTCCGTTCGAACCCGAGGAGCACGACATCGTCCAGGCCGAGCTCGCCGAACTGGGGAACTGGCTCGGGATGCCGGTGACCGGCGCCCCCGAGCGCTGA